A single genomic interval of Xyrauchen texanus isolate HMW12.3.18 chromosome 48, RBS_HiC_50CHRs, whole genome shotgun sequence harbors:
- the LOC127639351 gene encoding programmed cell death protein 4-like, which translates to MATDCEAWLNANPVEVVDLSDSFPSGDEESAFTGNVETEVNGNWITAPTGTIHEAKLKAKVKRRLRKNSSRDSGRGDSLSDNGEVVRSAVPPTSPKGKLLNRRSRMGKGRGLPKKGGAGGKGVWGTPGEVYDEDEVDFKDPNYDAEQENCVYETVVLPLDEEIFEKTVTPIVQEYFEHGDANEVVELLAELNLGGMRGNVPMLAISLALEAKASHRELTSQLLSELCGCVLTAADVEASFHKLLKELPDLVLDTPGAPQMLGQFIARAVADNILPKSFIDGYKGRVDCEYARAALDRAAVLLRMSQWTGLRIDNLWGSGGGQRPVNQLIKEVNLLLKEYLLSGDTLEAERCLRELEVPHFHHEFVYEALIMVLESKGDRTLQMILQLLKSLSASTVMTVDQLRRGFERVYLDMADISIDVPCAYSLLEQFVEQSFNAGVIDKKLRDLCPCRGRKRFISEGDGGRLKL; encoded by the exons ATGGCAACTGATTGTGAGGCATGGCTCAATGCAAACCCTGTTG AGGTTGTCGATCTTAGCGACTCCTTCCCCTCCGGGGACGAGGAGAGCGCCTTTACTGGAAACGTTGAAACTGAGGTCAATGGAAACTGGATAACGGCCCCCACCGGCACCATTCATGAGGCGAAACTCAAGGCCAAGGTGAAGAGACGTCTGAGGAAGAACTCCTCCCGGGACTCGGGCAGGGGCGACTCGCTCAGCGATAACGGAGAAGTGGTACGGTCTGCGGTTCCTCCCACCAGTCCTAAGGGCAAACTGCTGAACAGGAGGTCGAGGATGGGGAAGGGACGAGGACTGCCAAAGAAAG GAGGAGCAGGTGGTAAAGGTGTTTGGGGAACGCCTGGGGAAGTTTACGACGAAGATGAGGTTGATTTCAAAGATCCCAATTACGATGCGGAACAG GAAAATTGCGTGTACGAGACAGTTGTCCTCCCTCTGGACGAAGAGATCTTCGAGAAGACGGTCACTCCTATCGTACAAGAGTACTTTGAGCACGGTGATGCTAATGAAGTGGTG GAGTTGCTTGCCGAGCTGAACCTGGGTGGTATGCGTGGCAATGTGCCTATGCTAGCCATATCACTTGCACTTGAGGCGAAAGCCAGCCACAGAGAGCTGACGTCACAACTGCTCAGTGAGCTCTGTGGTTGTGTACTGACGGCTGCCGATGTGGAAGCCTCTTTCCACAAACTGCTCAAAGAGCTACCTGACCTGGTGCTGGACACgccaggtgctccacag ATGCTTGGCCAGTTCATTGCTCGAGCAGTTGCGGacaacatcctgcccaaaagCTTCATAGATGGCTACAAAGGACGAGTAGATTGTGAATATGCCAG AGCTGCTCTGGATCGGGCAGCCGTGCTGCTGAGAATGAGCCAATGGACCGGCCTACGCATTGACAACCTCTGGGGCTCAGGCGGTGGCCAAAGACCCGTCAATCAACTCATCAAAGAG GTTAACCTCTTGCTAAAGGAGTACCTGTTGTCAGGTGATACATTGGAGGCAGAACGGTGCCTGAGAGAACTGGAAGTCCCACATTTCCATCATGAGTTTGTTTATGAG GCACTTATCATGGTTCTGGAATCTAAAGGTGACAGAACACTTCAAATGATACTACAGTTGCTGAAGTCTCTCAGTGCCTCCACAGTCATGACTGTGGATCAGTTGAGACGG GGATTTGAGAGGGTCTACCTCGACATGGCAGATATAAGTATTGACGTGCCATGTGCCTACTCTCTCCTTGAGCAGTTTGTGGAACAGAGTTTTAATGCTGGTGTCATCGATAAAAAACTCAGAGACCTCTGTCCCTGTCG GGGCCGGAAGAGGTTCATCAGTGAAGGAGATGGCGGGCGCCTTAAACTTTAA